The Triticum aestivum cultivar Chinese Spring chromosome 5A, IWGSC CS RefSeq v2.1, whole genome shotgun sequence genomic sequence ATCCCGGCCGGATCCATCGTGTACTCCGCCAACACGCACCGGTCCAAATGGCTCCGCGTCGTCATGTTCATCAACCCCGTCTCCACGCCGGGCCGCTTCCAGGTGAGCGTGAGCCATGGCCGCGGCTTGCAGACTTCTCTGCCATCTCCGTTTGCATGCAATTGCAACCTTACTTTTGGTGTTCTTGATCTGTTGGTAGGAGTTCTTCCTTATTGGATCTGGAGACGAGCGCCCGCAGTCCTTCTTGAGCGTCTTCAGCGACGAGGTTATCCAGGCCGCATTAAACGTGCGTACGCGCTGACCATCGGCACTGATTATTTGTTTGATCATCACTCAATTCAGCTCGATCAAGTTTTTGTGGGATTCTGCTTATTTTTGTAACAGACTCGGCGGGAGGATGTGGACAGAGTGTTTGAGAGCAAAAGCAAGGGTGAGGGTGAGATATATGAGGCGTCGGAGGAGCAGATACGGGAGCTGAGCAGGTCGTGCTCCAggggaggacgcggcggcggcggctcgggttccGAGAAGGAGGACATCCAGCCGCGCAGCCTCACCGGCGAGAAGCCGCGCTACTCGAACAAGCACGGCAGGTTCCACCAGATCACCGGAGACCAGTGCCACCACCTCCGCAAGCTCGACATGGATGTGACCCTCGTCAACATCACCCGGGTAAAGCATCGGCGCCGCGCATACAGATAGTTCTGTAGCATCATGCAACGGATTTGTTCGCCTAAACCAATGTGTGTTTCgttgtgcgtgcatgcatgcagggCTCGATGACGGCACTGAAGTACACCACCCGGTCGACCAGGATCTACGTCGTCGTGGAGGGGCGCGACGGCTACTTCGAGATGGCGTGCCCGCACATCTCCAGCTCCGGCCGTTCTGAACGCCGTGAGCACGAGCAAGAGCGCGAGCGCGAGCACGGGCAGGGCAGGAGGAGCGAGGAGCGCGAGCGTGAGCAGGGGCGGGGCAGGAGGAGcgaggagcgcgagcaggagcagGGAAGGCAGGAGGAGGAGCAGGGCCACGGCCGGGAGCAGGAGAAATCGAGGGGCTACAGGCAGGTGAGGGCCCAGATCAAGGTGGGGTCGGTGATCGTGCTCCCCGCGGGCCACCCGGCGACGTTCGTGGCCGGGAACGACGGGAACCTCGCCCTGCTGTCCTTCGGCGTGGGCGCCAACAACGACGAGGAGGTGTTCGTGACCGGCGGGAACAGCGTCCTGAAGCAGCTGGACGAGGCGGCCAAGGCGCTGTCGTTCCCCCAGCAGGCGAGGGAGCTGGCGGACAGGGTCATCCGCGCGCAGCCGGAGTCCGTGTTCGTCGCCGGCCCGCAGCAGCAGCGCCGCGTCGCCGACATGTGAGCGACGATCTCGAGCGTGCCGTGTGCAGTTCGTGGAGCTGCATGCATGAGTGTACATGTGACGGGAATAAATAGCTAGCACGTACGGCACTGCCTACTACAGTACTACGTGCGTgtagcagaggagaggagagacgATGCTCTGTGTACGGGATGTGCATGCTTGTGTTCGTGTGCgtttatgcatgcatgcacgtgAGTTTTCTATGTATGTATAGTACGTGAGTTTTCCGGTAATAAAAGACGTGACCTTGCCCGTCTGCTCGTTGGAACATGTCGGTGAAAATTGCACTTTTACTCCTACAGTGACGTGCACATATATCGATCGAGTGAGTGAAGTCTATTTTAAACCCTGAAGTTGTAGAGCATGTCATGAATGAACCTTCACGTCTAAATCCCTGAAATTGATACCTGACTTCTTCAATCCCGGTCATTTTTGACCTTTAGGCCGTATCCAAACAGAAAAGGCCGGGATGAGTGAATTGTGCAACACATGTTTTGGGGGCCCACCTagagaaagaaataaagaaatattaaATATTTAAATTCCCTGAAATTGATACCCTGACTTCTTCAATCCCGGTCATTTTTGACCTTTAGGCCGTATCCAAACAGAAAAGGCCAGGATGAGTGAATTGTGCAACACATGTTTTGGGGGCCCACCTATCAGCAtgagaaagaaataaagaaatattaaATATTTAAATTTTAAACCAGAGAACTCTGGGTTCAAGTTGTGCACGTCCTAAGCCTGCGCTGGTGCATGCGCACGCTGTTGCGTCGCCGAACCTGGCTGTGGCACTGCGAATGGAGCAGGCCGCGACAGGGATAATGGAGACGTGCCTGAGCGCGGCTACCCGTGCGTGGCCTAATGTCGTTGTTGACTAGGCCCTGATCACTCcacggcgactactttccggcggTCGAACGCGTACATACACTGGCGAAGTAGTATGACATGTAGATTGCTTTCCGGCGAGACGTGCAAATACACAAGCCACACTTGATCGATTCTTTCAGGAGAAAACACTAACGTACGTAGCAAGCTGGCTACCAAAGCCTTCTGTATTGATCCTGAGGCTAGCTAGTTGATTAATGGCGCAATATTTTCGTTTTGCCAGGTAGCTAGTGTTAACAATAATACTTTAGAGTTAAGATAACTAGGATCTGGATCTCTTGATTAGAACACCCATCAAGCAGAATAGTGGTTACTAACCGTGATTATCTTGATCCATTAACAGGATAGCCCCTGGCTCCACCTTAGCATCTCCAGCAGTGAGAAGATCGTCGGGAGGAAGGGCATCAGCAGGCGATGTAGCAGACACGAAGGATGCCGCCGGCACGGACCTGGAGGTGGCCGGCGGTGGAGGTGGTCTTCTGATCCCCTTAAGCACCCTTTCAGGATCGGCTGTTAGGAGTAACCGGGTGCTAACCCGTGCGTGTGTTACACCCCAAGGGGTACGACCTCCTCATTTTGTAAGTGGTGCGAAGGGGACAGGGACCAAAACCAAAAGTTGGGTCAATGCCCCCGATCAGGGCATGTACTGGGGATGCAAATCCTCCCCTTCTTTGTCTCAGTTTGTTATAACCGTAGATCAAttccaacattctcccccttgatcgtaTGGTTAATAAACGTCATAAGCCCACACTCGATAGAAATAACACACCAAAATAAAGTGTTGCAATGACCAATGAGATGCCACTGAACCTCTTTACCTATAGTACATCACTCTATCTCGAAATGGAAAACATAATACCTTTTGGGAGTTGGTTTATAAGATGGTCCTAATTTCCAGGATCAAAAAGCTTTCCTAACCCATGCCGGCAACATAATCATGAGTATgggtggtgagcctctttggtaAACGGATCCGTAATACATACAAATCATTTTTATATGCTTAACATCATTAGCTTGATCTTGGATTCTATCTTTCACAACATGATACATATTGTCAATGGTTTTGGCAACACCATTTGACTTGTTGTTACTCGCATAGAAAACTGCGTGTTCATAATGCAGTAGGTGGTTTTTATAAATGTTGTCTACCACCTTAATTTCGGGAATAGAACTTCTTTGACATACAACCCGCCCAATAGCCTCTTAACGTGCCACATCGTAAATTGCATTATTTCTAATGCCATCAATGTCATtatggagcttttccacgatataGCTCCATATGCGAGAGTGAGGATGTAACATAACGTGGAAACTTTAATATCCACACACCTCGCAGAAACAATGTCTGAATAACCAAGGATATTGAGGTTATCAGACTTGTTAGTAGTGAGCATGTAAACTTTTATTGCCTTGCATATCTACAAGACTTTTCACGGCTTCTCCGGTTGTCCATTTCTGGACTTGTATATTTGCCAATTATCCCGGTCATAAATAGGGCAAGTTGATATTTGAATACTTGCATTGCTTCTGACAACTGAAGCATAAGGAACTAACATTACCTGATCAGTTCATAATGGTTCCTTGGACACTAAACTGTCCACCTTTATTGCCCTTGAATTTAGTAGCAGGTGAGATAGAGTACGTACTACCATGTAATATTTTCTTCCGTACTCTATCAATGATGTCATCATAATAAAACTTATACTCCTTTTGAACCTATATCTTGGCGAAACTCAATAGAAGCAAAGTATGAGGCATCACCAAGATCCTTCATGTTACAAATAGAAGATAGAAATTACTTGGCTCGCCAAAATATTCTATCTCCACAAGGTAGTGACCTTACTCCCCCTCGTCTTATGGTATGAGTGTCCCAACACTTGTATTATCTCATAATTGTATTTCTTTAGATAACATGCCTTATGTCAACTTCACCCATGACAAAACCGTACAGTTGAGTCATACATACATTATCAACTAAGTCAACACAAGAGCATGTCATAGTAATAACACAAATGTCACAACAACTCACTGAGGAATTCTATGGAGTTCCATACATCATTAGGGCTCATAATCTTCATCCTATATGGCAACAAGCCACTAAGATGATCATTCACACACATTATCTATCGTCGGGAAATTGTTGAGTCTCAACAATAAGTATTGCATTAGAGAAAAATAAATTCCCCTCAATTTACCTGATGCATATGAACAAAGATCTAATGAAGTTATCCTTAAGATTAATGTTCATACGCTCCAGGTTCCCTGATGATCACTTTATTTAGAAGATGGAAAATATATCCAAAATATTAATAACAATCATCTCAGCTCTAAACCACAACACCGTTGGGCTGAAGATGGAAAAGAACTTAATGAACCGTGACAAATGATTATAAACAACGTTAGTCAGAAATATAACCACAAGCCACATAATACTGACAAACATGCCACTTGAGTGAGTGTCCCATATGATTATAAACGACGTTGGTCAGATATATAATCAACATGTTACATCATGACGGTCATTAGACTAGCAAGCTTGCCACTTTAGCATTCATGTGTGCTTCATAATGCTCATAAGGGActaagtacacattaacataataaaGGAGTTATTTTTCATTCATTCTTCTAAATAAGACTTGTTGCATCTTAATTAGACAACCAACATTATAATGTGCTTTTCATACATTCTCTCCAACCAAGACTTCTCGTTGGTTCCATCTTAATTAGAGAATTGAGATACATATTTTGCTTAGTTGTACATGATATGGTCTAAGTAGGAGAAGTGAACGTCACATCTCATATTAAATGAGACTtccattctccccctcgaaatgtggtcTAAAACCACAATTTTGATGAGGTCTCATTAGTTACACTTCTTTTACATCTTCAATTGTAACATAGCATATAATCTTTACAAAAGATTTATTTAGTGAAAACATAACTCATCTCACCAAGGTGGGACTAACATTACATAATTGGAGTTGACTTAATAACATACAAAATCACCTCATCTGTTTGAGAGTTAAGGTTCTCCAATAACTAGGAGCATGAACAAAATATCATCAATAAGATGGAAAAATtaagtcatctccaaaagctagtGGAATAAATCCAATAGTTTTGACTTTAGTCTCCTTTGCATTAGTAATGTGCATGATGGCACATGTGTCTTGAGATCTCTCCCAATGTCTGCCTTATCATCATGATTAACATCCTTCAACCTTAGTGGCAGAAAAACATTGGGAGATTCCTTACATGAGACAATGATCTCCACTCTCCATGTGGGAAAGTTCTTTGCATAAGGTTCGTCTATGTCAAACATTTGTTTGACATCATTATTATTGTTGGAAAAAAAGGAGACAATTGTATGATCATCATAACAGAGAATCAAGCATAAACTAACCACGCAATAAGATGAATAAAGAACATGCTTAATTTTTATTCTAATCTATATCACCGTTGGGTAGATAATGAGAAAGAACCTTACTTACTCATAAATGACACATGAGAAACACAAGCAATGTTGGCCAGAATATCATCATATGCAATTAGAACATTTGCTCATTAAATCTCTAATCAAAACTTCTCGTTGGTTCCATTTTGACCAGAGAGATATAAAATCTTGTAATGACCAGCAAGAACTACGACTAAATTAATTGCCATCATTAACATAAAGCAATGTCATAATATAATCATGTGTGCCATAAGGCACACTGATGCCTTTTGACACTAAATCTCACAATGATAATATGAATATTGAACATAAGTGTCAAAATTATCATTAGAATTCTCAATGACATACAATGAAAATGACATTGGAATTAACATATAAACATAAATGTTACTCTCACCGAGTAAACACTAAAGAGGACATTCAGAGTGAAAATACCATTAATATTATCGCCAGGATATCATAACATTTTCCCAAAAAAAATTGGACATAAATTTTTCGCAAGGATTCACAAAATAACAACATTTGGCAAATAAGAGTTGTCAAACATATGACAACATGTACTTTCgaaaacaattttttttgtttAGGGGATTGATCATAACCCAATAaacattatttgagtctttatgCATATTTCAATGGTGTATATCATAATAAAATGACATGAAATGCACCAAGCAAAAAACTTTATTTTGCCCAATAGACATAATGCCCCAACATTATTATGACACATAGTGCGGTGCGGAAAACCGAACCACGCGTCCATCATCATTTTCCTTGAGGTGGCCCGAGCCCATTAGAAATTACCACATCTTTAAGAAAAAGTCATAAGTATGGCATCAACATTAAATTCACACTCAAATAAGTTTGCA encodes the following:
- the LOC123105370 gene encoding cupincin, with product MKSAVRSPWLVLAIVLSLCLSLSFASWDAEDVGRGSRRWQEGGDEGRSGGSGRPYHFGQESYREWAKSRHGHFKVLERFDHELLRGSIGDYRVAYLDAAPRAFLQPSHHDADEIAFVREGEGVLVLLRNGKRESFCIREGDVIVIPAGSIVYSANTHRSKWLRVVMFINPVSTPGRFQEFFLIGSGDERPQSFLSVFSDEVIQAALNTRREDVDRVFESKSKGEGEIYEASEEQIRELSRSCSRGGRGGGGSGSEKEDIQPRSLTGEKPRYSNKHGRFHQITGDQCHHLRKLDMDVTLVNITRGSMTALKYTTRSTRIYVVVEGRDGYFEMACPHISSSGRSERREHEQEREREHGQGRRSEEREREQGRGRRSEEREQEQGRQEEEQGHGREQEKSRGYRQVRAQIKVGSVIVLPAGHPATFVAGNDGNLALLSFGVGANNDEEVFVTGGNSVLKQLDEAAKALSFPQQARELADRVIRAQPESVFVAGPQQQRRVADM